GGGTTATTTTGGATGATCAATATAAAGAAATAAAGACCATTACGCTGGCCCAAAGTGAACGGGCAAATGCCGGTGATCCGGTTGATGGTCGAGACTTTATTTTAATTGATGATAATCATTATATCGTGGAAGCGTCGCAATTAGTATTGGCTCAAAACGTGCCAGCAGGTTTAGGTGCCAATGCGATGGGCGCGAAGGTGGTTAGAACGCTGATTCAGGAAGTAAAAGATGATCAGGTCGTTTTTGAATTTACCACCGACTCACATTCGGAGTTTTATGGACTAAGTGTGACCGATCACGATTATAGTAATACGACTAGTCAGAACCCTGATTATTCCGGCTTTAATCGGATGATTATTGATCCCACCGACGATAATCTATTGGTGTCTTTTGGAAACCTGAATACCATTATGAAAATTAATCGTGAAAATGGCGATGTGATCTGGAAGTTATCAGGAAGTAGCGATGAATTTGGGATGTCAGCGGAACAAAAAACATCGGGACAAAGCGATTTGGCAATTACCAAAGAGGGATATCTGATTGTTTTTGACAACGCTTTAAGTACTGGTCAAACGCGTATTCAGAAAATTAAACTCGATGAAGTCAATAAAAAAATATTGGATTATCAGGAATACAAGGTTGCCGGAAAAACTTCGCTGACGGATGGAAGCGCTCAGAAAATCGGTGACAACATCGAAGTTTATACGATTGGGTGGGGGTTGCTTAAAGACGGCAACGTTGCAATTTCCGAGATTGATTTTAATACCGGCAAAAAATTATTAGAAGTTACTTTACCGCAAGGGATTACTAATGATCGGGTCCGAAAAATTAAATAAATTGAGGTAAGTTATGAAACCAATATTTTTATGTTATCCAAAATGTTCAACATGCCAGAAAGCAAAAAAGTTTCTGGCCGAAAATGCAATCGAAGTGGAAGAACGGCATATTGTCGAAAACCGACCCCAAAAAGATGAATTGCTTAACTGGATGGAGCTTTATCAGGGGGACCCTAAAAAATTTTTTAACACCAGTGGTTTAGTTTATCGGGAAATGGCCTTAAAAGACCAAGTCAAAACAATGACACGGGATCAAATGGCGGAAATATTAGCGACGAATGGAATGCTGGTGAAACGCCCATTGATTGTTTTGGCAGATCAGGTATTGATCGGATTTAAAGAAGAACAGTGGAAAACGGCATTTTTGACAAATAAGCCGGATTAATCAACAAAGTCGACGTTATTTTTTCCGATAAATCAATTGTATGGTGATAAACAATGGTCTATAATGAAATAAGGTTTATTAATCGAATCCAAAGGAGAAAATGAAATGTCACAAAAAACCATTGAAAAATTTAAAAAACAACCCGAATTAGATGGTGTAGAAATACTTGAAATGGAATTGACCGAATATGCGTATCCCAAAAGCGGAACCGGTATTTGTCCTCAATGTGGCGGTAAGATGAATGGTGTTGGGCTTGACTGGGAATGTGAAGGTTGTGACTTAAAACTTGTAGGTCCGATATTTTAAAAAAATAGACAATGAAACTGGAAAAAACACATTTCTCGGCATTGATTGTGAAAAATGTGTTTTTTGTTTGGGGAGAAAAAGTTTCAACGGGATTGAATTGAGTAGGTTATTTCTTAAATAAATTCGAATTTCAAGGGGAATAATTTGTTTTATTCCTAGAAAATCATGTAATTACGTGACATCAGGATTAAATATGTTAAAATATGGATAACTTTTTATAATAATTTGCTTAAATACAATAAAATGATTTGATTATTGGCGAATAGGCTTAGTTGTAATAAGAGCGTTTAATAATGGATAAATAAATGCTGAAAACTGGTGATAAATCGCCGGGCTATTTTCTAATAACCTAAACAAAACAACCCTTGGAGGAAAATAAAATGACGATTACCTATGAATTAGGGAAATCTTTATATGTAAACATTACCAATCGGTGCAGCAATGCCTGTACCTTTTGCATCAGAAAAGCGGAACCAACCATTAATGGTGTGGATGATCTTTGGCTGGAAAAAGAACCAACGCAAGAAGAAATATTGGAAGATATCTTAAAACGTGATTTAGACCAATACGATGAACTTGTTTTTTGCGGTTATGGAGAACCGACCTATCGTTTGGACGAAATTTGTGCGATTGCCAAAGAAGTAAAAAAGGTTCATGCGATACCAATCCGGATTAATACTAACGGACACGGCAACTTGATTTTTAAACGCGATATGACGCCGTTGTTAAAAGATGCGATTGATGTGGTTTCGATTAGCTTAAATGCCAAAAATGAAAAAGAGTATAACGAATTATGTCGGCCTGTTTTCAAAGACGCTTATAAGGAATTGTTAGAATTCGCTCGACTGGCAGCAAGATATACGAAAGTGGTGTTAACAATTGTTGACATCTTACCACTCGAAGATCAGGAAACTTGTCGAAGAATCAGTGAGTCAGTAGGGGCGGAATTGCGAATTCGGTCATTGATTGAGTAAAAATATTTGGTTGAAATGAACGGTGATATGAGCGACAATAATTTGCGGCCCAGCCGTTTGAACATCAATGGAAAAGCGGTTTGGGTGGTAGATGATCATCAATATGCCCTATTGATTTGGACCAAATTGTTTCTTGATAGACAAGCTTCACCCGTATTGTTAAGTATTGATTATCATCCCGACACCAATCCCCCTTTTTGGCTGTATGCTTATCAAAAAGCGATGGCCATTGATCCGGAGCGGGAAGTTGAATTGGTCGAAAAATTCCAGAAAAAAATGATGACCGGCATCAATCTTAATGATTTAGACACCCTTCAGGCGGTGATGGCATCGATGCGAAATGATGAACAAATCAATACCGCCCTGGAATTAGGTATAATCAGTGATTATCATATGGTCAACTGTATGGAAAAACATGATTATTTAAGGGGGCATCATTATCTGGTGCCGGAAAATCAATTTGGTTGTCTTGATGACGTGATGTTTGAAAATATTGGTTTGCCGCTGGCAGAAATAAGCTCACACGATTTGATTTTGGATATTGATCTGGATTATTTTCGAAGTCGTGATAATTTTAATTTAGAGCTTAAGCAAAATAAGATTTTTTCGGATTTGGTTAAACAAGCAAAGATCATTACCATAGCACGATCTAAAAGCTATTTTGACTTTCTCAAAAAAGAAACGTTTACCATTGAAGAATGTCAAGAACGCTTGATTAGGTTACTGACGGAAATCTGCTAAAGTTAAAAATGAGACGGATCATTAAGTTAAATGGAGATAAGTGTGATGGGGAAACATAGTGAAGAAATCAGAGTGATCGATCTTCCAAAAGCACAATGCGAAAAACGTTTAATGAACTTTGAAATGAATCGCTATGAATTAAAAAATCATATTACCGAAAATGAAGAAAGTTTGATTGTTTTACAGTCGAAAATTATTTTTTCAGCCAATGGACAGCGAATTACAATGCGGCTGAAAAAACTGGCTGAAAACAAGACGGAAGTGCAGATTCGTTCGGAACTGATTTCAAATATTCAGATCAATGATCGTGGGGTCAATAAAAAAAATATCAATACGATGTTTGGCTATCTTAATAATACATCTGTTCAGGAACTGGAAAAAGTCGCCGATGAAAATTTGCCTAAAACTAAAAAGAGTTTTTGGAATTGGGGCAAAAAAACATCAGACATTCGGTTATCAATGATGGCCACCTATTTAGGGGGCTTTCGCGATTTTGAAAAAAGTATTAAAGGAACATTGGCGATTCATCATTCCGGGATCGATTTTTCAGTGCTGAGTCCTAAATTTACCATTTCTTTTTTAGACATCCAGGCGGTGAATATTGTTGCCGATATGGATATCTCACAAAATCCTGAGTGGCTGGCTTCTTTAGCAAAAGACGAAATTAGCGTAAATAAAACGACGAATGAAAAAGAAAAGAAAAATAAATTAGTGATCGATTACCAGAACGAATATGGACAAGCTTATTGCATTTTTCGCGCAGACGGTTCTTTTGAAGTCGAAAAAAGTTTATTAAAAGCTCAGGGACTTATTTTAGAAAAGATAAAAGAAAAAAACATTTGACAAATAGAATTACATCAAGTATACTAATGAGGTTGAAACAAATAATAATTGAATAAATAAAGCAAGTAGGAATAAGGATCATCTTTTTCTCTAAAAATATTTTATAAATACATGGATTATTTTTAGAGAAAAAGATGGACAGTTTAGCCGGTTTGACCGCTGACGCTCCTTCAAACCTATTTATTTCGGACAATTTTCAATTGCCAAAATAAAGCTAAACAAGTCTCGCGACGATGGCGGAAGGGCCACACCTGTTCCCATACCGAACACAGAAGTAAAGTCTTCCAGCGCCGAAAGTACTTGGTGGGTAACTGCCTGGGAGGATAGGACGTTGCGGGACTTTTATTTAATGAAGCCGTGCAAAAAAATAGATTCATAATGAAAGATATAAGTTCACTTAATATCTTTCATTATGAATCTATTTTTTTATGGGGCGAAGCCCCTAACGGAGGCGCAGCGATAGCGGAGACGGAGTTGCACGATTTTGTCAATAAGTAGACGGAAGAGCTAGTGAAGGTGATTTCGTCGTTATTGAGGACGCTCCCAACCCAAAAATAAAGATAACACTAAGCCATCCTATTAACATTATCATGTACTTCTTTTGTTTGTCTTGTTTCATTCTTTCCTCGCTTATTTTAATTTTGATTATTGATAATAATTATAGTAATTCAAGATTTAGAATCGAAAGTTGTTCACGAAGAAAATACGGCTTTCGCGAAGAGGTTTTTTAGACAGTATTGATATCGGAGCCTACAAATTGATTAAATTGGGGTGATAATTTGGACAAAACAAAAAAAGGCTTCTGCATAACCGCTTGTTTCGCCGTTTTGCAAAAGCCTATTGTGACTTGCTTATTTAAATGTTGCAGTCGGACTGCCATTTTCAATTTTAAGAGTAATTTCTGAAATCGAGAATAAATCGATATTTGACCATTCAACGGTTGCTCCAGTAGAGTCGGCAATCATTAAATCCCAGTATTGTTCTTCAACATCGGTGTCAAATGTAATTTCGGTTGAATTTCCGGTTGGCAGGGTATCGGTTGTTAAAATATCATCCCCCCAATTTGTTTCTCCAGTGGGTGAAACATAGATTGCATAAATTTCAATCCCGGTATCATTAACGATTGTGAAATCTTGAGAATAAGTGGTTGCCGCATCTGAAGACGAAGAGTCTCCGGTCGAAGAGGAACCACCACACCCGGCGAAAATAAACAGGGATAAAACAAAAACGGCTAACAAACTAAGTAATTTCTTTTTTTTCATTTTTTTCTCCTTAAAGTTGAAGTTGTTATGCAATTATGATAACAACAATCAGCGCTTAAAACAATTAAAACTCACGAGAG
This is a stretch of genomic DNA from Acetobacterium woodii DSM 1030. It encodes these proteins:
- a CDS encoding TatD family nuclease-associated radical SAM protein; the protein is MTITYELGKSLYVNITNRCSNACTFCIRKAEPTINGVDDLWLEKEPTQEEILEDILKRDLDQYDELVFCGYGEPTYRLDEICAIAKEVKKVHAIPIRINTNGHGNLIFKRDMTPLLKDAIDVVSISLNAKNEKEYNELCRPVFKDAYKELLEFARLAARYTKVVLTIVDILPLEDQETCRRISESVGAELRIRSLIE
- a CDS encoding arsenate reductase family protein; the protein is MKPIFLCYPKCSTCQKAKKFLAENAIEVEERHIVENRPQKDELLNWMELYQGDPKKFFNTSGLVYREMALKDQVKTMTRDQMAEILATNGMLVKRPLIVLADQVLIGFKEEQWKTAFLTNKPD
- a CDS encoding peptide arginase family protein, yielding MNGDMSDNNLRPSRLNINGKAVWVVDDHQYALLIWTKLFLDRQASPVLLSIDYHPDTNPPFWLYAYQKAMAIDPEREVELVEKFQKKMMTGINLNDLDTLQAVMASMRNDEQINTALELGIISDYHMVNCMEKHDYLRGHHYLVPENQFGCLDDVMFENIGLPLAEISSHDLILDIDLDYFRSRDNFNLELKQNKIFSDLVKQAKIITIARSKSYFDFLKKETFTIEECQERLIRLLTEIC
- a CDS encoding arylsulfotransferase family protein — encoded protein: MDSSRKFLIISVSAAVLLIILVSCTLAYSGRDNTLMSDKTLSFEINGFNVELPLSENDAVYDAVSLSSVTENRIKLLNEVGATVKINDRGIGAGTTMDLKLESLSANQLIKIQVSNEKDQRTIYLRTLSAQLPNIIAAGESSYEGNYFTTIATGGAALYELNNKGEVVFYIAKSPERANGESYRDFKKHVLENGTVRYSYQRVNGDSNGIGYATGERVILDDQYKEIKTITLAQSERANAGDPVDGRDFILIDDNHYIVEASQLVLAQNVPAGLGANAMGAKVVRTLIQEVKDDQVVFEFTTDSHSEFYGLSVTDHDYSNTTSQNPDYSGFNRMIIDPTDDNLLVSFGNLNTIMKINRENGDVIWKLSGSSDEFGMSAEQKTSGQSDLAITKEGYLIVFDNALSTGQTRIQKIKLDEVNKKILDYQEYKVAGKTSLTDGSAQKIGDNIEVYTIGWGLLKDGNVAISEIDFNTGKKLLEVTLPQGITNDRVRKIK